Proteins from a single region of Syngnathus scovelli strain Florida chromosome 7, RoL_Ssco_1.2, whole genome shotgun sequence:
- the kcnj1a.1 gene encoding ATP-sensitive inward rectifier potassium channel 1a.1: MFGPFSKRLQDYLAERKRRRARLVTKDGHCNIEYGNIKYSKHFAFLADYWTTFVEIRWRFVLLVFIASFTLSWFIFGLLWYWIARSNGDLTWQEPPEDHAPCVDNVVGLTTAFLYSLETQTTIGYGGRALTPVCPGAVALLIIQSLLGAVINCFMCGIILSKISSPKKRAKTISFSDMAVISPKNGALCLSIRVANLRKTLMIGSQIYGKLLRTTHSADGETIIMDQVNIEFMVDAGKDNLFFVCPLTLRHVINKGSPFFEMAVDTLHKQEFELVVFLDGTAESTSSSCQVRTSYIPQEIMWGYNFLPIISRSKEGKYRVDFSNFSKVVPVATAHCAYCFHNIKGHHHHSRDGLDNQGFEVIDIHDPPSITKM; the protein is encoded by the coding sequence ATGTTTGGCCCTTTCAGCAAACGTCTGCAGGACTATCTGGCTGAGCGAAAGCGTCGCCGGGCCAGGCTGGTGACCAAAGACGGCCACTGCAACATCGAATACGGAAACATCAAGTACAGCAAACATTTTGCTTTCCTGGCCGACTACTGGACCACATTCGTGGAGATCCGCTGGCGTTTTGTGCTTTTAGTCTTCATTGCATCTTTCACCCTGAGCTGGTTCATTTTCGGCCTGCTCTGGTACTGGATTGCCCGTAGTAACGGAGACCTGACGTGGCAGGAGCCCCCCGAGGACCATGCGCCTTGTGTTGATAATGTTGTCGGACTCACCACAGCTTTCCTGTACTCCCTTGAAACCCAAACAACCATTGGGTACGGTGGCCGAGCCCTGACCCCCGTTTGCCCCGGTGCTGTGGCCCTTCTCATCATCCAGTCTCTCCTTGGCGCAGTCATCAACTGCTTCATGTGTGGAATCATTTTATCTAAAATCTCTTCACCTAAAAAGAGAGCGAAGACCATCTCATTCAGTGACATGGCTGTAATCAGCCCAAAGAACGGCGCGCTCTGCTTGTCAATACGAGTGGCCAATCTTCGAAAGACCCTCATGATAGGAAGCCAGATCTATGGCAAACTGCTGCGAACCACCCATTCAGCAGATGGCGAGACAATAATCATGGACCAGGTGAACATTGAATTCATGGTAGACGCCGGAAAGGACAACCTGTTCTTTGTGTGTCCGCTCACACTTCGTCACGTCATCAACAAAGGAAGCCCTTTCTTTGAGATGGCAGTGGACACGCTCCACAAGCAAGAGTTTGAGCTGGTCGTCTTCTTGGACGGTACCGCAGAGTCCACCAGCTCCTCCTGTCAAGTCCGGACTTCCTACATTCCCCAGGAGATCATGTGGGGCTACAATTTCCTGCCCATCATCTCCCGAAGCAAAGAAGGTAAATACCGGGTGGATTTCTCCAACTTTTCCAAGGTGGTACCTGTGGCCACTGCGCATTGCGCCTACTGTTTCCACAACATCAAAGGTCACCACCACCACTCCAGAGATGGACTTGACAACCAAGGTTTTGAGGTGATTGATATCCATGATCCTCCAAGTATCACCAAGATGTAA
- the fli1 gene encoding Friend leukemia integration 1 transcription factor isoform X4 produces the protein MDGTIKEALSVVSEDQSLFEPPYAAAAPLPKTDMTASGAQDYGQTHKINPLPPQQEWINQPVRVNVKREYEHMNGSRESPVDCSVGKCNKLVGNNETSQMNYGNYMDEKNAPPPNMTTNERRVIVPADPSLWSQDHVRQWLEWAIKEYGLLEIDISMFQNTDGKELCKMSKDDFLRLTSMYNAEVLLSHLNYLRESSSSLSYTTPSHTDPSPRLAAKEDPSYDAVRRTGWSNNMHSAKGSPVATQNVTKTAEQPRAQPDPYQILGPTSSRLANPGSGQIQLWQFLLELLSDSANAGCITWEGTNGEFKMTDPDEVARRWGERKSKPNMNYDKLSRALRYYYDKNIMTKVHGKRYAYKFDFHGIAQALQPHPTESSMYKYPSDLAYVPSYHSHQQKVNFVSPHPPSMPVTSSNFFGPTAPYWSSPTAGIYPNPNVPRHPNTHVPSHLGSYY, from the exons ATGGACGGAACTATTAAG GAGGCGCTATCAGTGGTGAGTGAAGACCAGTCTTTATTTGAGCCTCCGTACGCTGCTGCTGCCCCTCTCCCCAAGACAGACATGACTGCATCTGGCGCGCAGGACTACGGCCAGACTCACAAAATCAACCCATTACCCCCACAGCAGGAGTGGATCAACCAGCCAGTGCGGGTCAACGTCAAGCGAGAATATGAGCATATGAACGGATCACG GGAGTCTCCAGTGGACTGCAGCGTGGGTAAATGTAATAAACTGGTGGGGAATAACGAGACGTCCCAGATGAACTATGGAAACTACATGGATGAGAAAAATGCCCCGCCCCCTAACATGACCACCAATGAACGGAGAGTCATTGTACCAGCTG ATCCTTCATTGTGGTCGCAGGACCACGTGCGCCAGTGGCTAGAGTGGGCCATCAAGGAGTACGGCCTGTTGGAGATTGACATATCCATGTTTCAAAACACGGACGGCAAAGAGTTGTGCAAGATGAGCAAGGATGACTTCCTCCGTCTTACCTCTATGTACAACGCTGAAGTTCTTCTCTCTCATCTCAATTACCTCAGGGAAA GTAGCTCGTCATTATCCTACACCACCCCATCACACACAGACCCGTCCCCACGTCTGGCTGCCAAAGAGG accctTCATATGATGCTGTACGACGGACGGGATGGTCAAACAACATGCACAGTGCCAAAG GCTCTCCAGTGGCAACTCAGAATGTGACCAAGACTGCTGAGCAGCCCCGAGCTCAACCAG ATCCTTACCAAATACTTGGTCCCACCAGTAGTCGCTTAGCCAACCCTG GTTCAGGTCAGATCCAACTTTGGCAGTTCCTCTTGGAACTCTTGTCGGACAGCGCCAATGCCGGCTGCATCACCTGGGAGGGCACCAACGGCGAGTTCAAGATGACGGACCCGGACGAGGTGGCGCGACGCTGGGGCGAGCGCAAGAGCAAACCCAATATGAACTACGACAAACTGAGCCGGGCTCTACGCTACTACTACGATAAAAACATCATGACCAAAGTGCACGGCAAGCGCTACGCCTATAAGTTTGACTTCCACGGCATCGCCCAGGCGCTGCAGCCGCATCCCACCGAGTCGTCCATGTATAAGTACCCCTCGGACCTAGCCTACGTCCCTTCTTACCACAGCCACcagcagaaggtcaacttcgtaTCCCCTCACCCTCCGTCCATGCCGGTTACCTCCTCCAACTTCTTTGGACCAACTGCTCCATACTGGAGCTCGCCCACCGCCGGCATCTACCCCAACCCTAACGTCCCCCGCCACCCGAATACACACGTGCCTTCCCATCTGGGCAGTTACTATTAA
- the fli1 gene encoding Friend leukemia integration 1 transcription factor isoform X3 — protein sequence MDGTIKEALSVVSEDQSLFEPPYAAAAPLPKTDMTASGAQDYGQTHKINPLPPQQEWINQPVRVNVKREYEHMNGSRRESPVDCSVGKCNKLVGNNETSQMNYGNYMDEKNAPPPNMTTNERRVIVPADPSLWSQDHVRQWLEWAIKEYGLLEIDISMFQNTDGKELCKMSKDDFLRLTSMYNAEVLLSHLNYLRESSSSLSYTTPSHTDPSPRLAAKEDPSYDAVRRTGWSNNMHSAKGSPVATQNVTKTAEQPRAQPDPYQILGPTSSRLANPGSGQIQLWQFLLELLSDSANAGCITWEGTNGEFKMTDPDEVARRWGERKSKPNMNYDKLSRALRYYYDKNIMTKVHGKRYAYKFDFHGIAQALQPHPTESSMYKYPSDLAYVPSYHSHQQKVNFVSPHPPSMPVTSSNFFGPTAPYWSSPTAGIYPNPNVPRHPNTHVPSHLGSYY from the exons ATGGACGGAACTATTAAG GAGGCGCTATCAGTGGTGAGTGAAGACCAGTCTTTATTTGAGCCTCCGTACGCTGCTGCTGCCCCTCTCCCCAAGACAGACATGACTGCATCTGGCGCGCAGGACTACGGCCAGACTCACAAAATCAACCCATTACCCCCACAGCAGGAGTGGATCAACCAGCCAGTGCGGGTCAACGTCAAGCGAGAATATGAGCATATGAACGGATCACG CAGGGAGTCTCCAGTGGACTGCAGCGTGGGTAAATGTAATAAACTGGTGGGGAATAACGAGACGTCCCAGATGAACTATGGAAACTACATGGATGAGAAAAATGCCCCGCCCCCTAACATGACCACCAATGAACGGAGAGTCATTGTACCAGCTG ATCCTTCATTGTGGTCGCAGGACCACGTGCGCCAGTGGCTAGAGTGGGCCATCAAGGAGTACGGCCTGTTGGAGATTGACATATCCATGTTTCAAAACACGGACGGCAAAGAGTTGTGCAAGATGAGCAAGGATGACTTCCTCCGTCTTACCTCTATGTACAACGCTGAAGTTCTTCTCTCTCATCTCAATTACCTCAGGGAAA GTAGCTCGTCATTATCCTACACCACCCCATCACACACAGACCCGTCCCCACGTCTGGCTGCCAAAGAGG accctTCATATGATGCTGTACGACGGACGGGATGGTCAAACAACATGCACAGTGCCAAAG GCTCTCCAGTGGCAACTCAGAATGTGACCAAGACTGCTGAGCAGCCCCGAGCTCAACCAG ATCCTTACCAAATACTTGGTCCCACCAGTAGTCGCTTAGCCAACCCTG GTTCAGGTCAGATCCAACTTTGGCAGTTCCTCTTGGAACTCTTGTCGGACAGCGCCAATGCCGGCTGCATCACCTGGGAGGGCACCAACGGCGAGTTCAAGATGACGGACCCGGACGAGGTGGCGCGACGCTGGGGCGAGCGCAAGAGCAAACCCAATATGAACTACGACAAACTGAGCCGGGCTCTACGCTACTACTACGATAAAAACATCATGACCAAAGTGCACGGCAAGCGCTACGCCTATAAGTTTGACTTCCACGGCATCGCCCAGGCGCTGCAGCCGCATCCCACCGAGTCGTCCATGTATAAGTACCCCTCGGACCTAGCCTACGTCCCTTCTTACCACAGCCACcagcagaaggtcaacttcgtaTCCCCTCACCCTCCGTCCATGCCGGTTACCTCCTCCAACTTCTTTGGACCAACTGCTCCATACTGGAGCTCGCCCACCGCCGGCATCTACCCCAACCCTAACGTCCCCCGCCACCCGAATACACACGTGCCTTCCCATCTGGGCAGTTACTATTAA
- the fli1 gene encoding Friend leukemia integration 1 transcription factor isoform X1, whose translation MFQTVPDTSSYVKEALSVVSEDQSLFEPPYAAAAPLPKTDMTASGAQDYGQTHKINPLPPQQEWINQPVRVNVKREYEHMNGSRRESPVDCSVGKCNKLVGNNETSQMNYGNYMDEKNAPPPNMTTNERRVIVPADPSLWSQDHVRQWLEWAIKEYGLLEIDISMFQNTDGKELCKMSKDDFLRLTSMYNAEVLLSHLNYLRESSSSLSYTTPSHTDPSPRLAAKEDPSYDAVRRTGWSNNMHSAKGSPVATQNVTKTAEQPRAQPDPYQILGPTSSRLANPGSGQIQLWQFLLELLSDSANAGCITWEGTNGEFKMTDPDEVARRWGERKSKPNMNYDKLSRALRYYYDKNIMTKVHGKRYAYKFDFHGIAQALQPHPTESSMYKYPSDLAYVPSYHSHQQKVNFVSPHPPSMPVTSSNFFGPTAPYWSSPTAGIYPNPNVPRHPNTHVPSHLGSYY comes from the exons GAGGCGCTATCAGTGGTGAGTGAAGACCAGTCTTTATTTGAGCCTCCGTACGCTGCTGCTGCCCCTCTCCCCAAGACAGACATGACTGCATCTGGCGCGCAGGACTACGGCCAGACTCACAAAATCAACCCATTACCCCCACAGCAGGAGTGGATCAACCAGCCAGTGCGGGTCAACGTCAAGCGAGAATATGAGCATATGAACGGATCACG CAGGGAGTCTCCAGTGGACTGCAGCGTGGGTAAATGTAATAAACTGGTGGGGAATAACGAGACGTCCCAGATGAACTATGGAAACTACATGGATGAGAAAAATGCCCCGCCCCCTAACATGACCACCAATGAACGGAGAGTCATTGTACCAGCTG ATCCTTCATTGTGGTCGCAGGACCACGTGCGCCAGTGGCTAGAGTGGGCCATCAAGGAGTACGGCCTGTTGGAGATTGACATATCCATGTTTCAAAACACGGACGGCAAAGAGTTGTGCAAGATGAGCAAGGATGACTTCCTCCGTCTTACCTCTATGTACAACGCTGAAGTTCTTCTCTCTCATCTCAATTACCTCAGGGAAA GTAGCTCGTCATTATCCTACACCACCCCATCACACACAGACCCGTCCCCACGTCTGGCTGCCAAAGAGG accctTCATATGATGCTGTACGACGGACGGGATGGTCAAACAACATGCACAGTGCCAAAG GCTCTCCAGTGGCAACTCAGAATGTGACCAAGACTGCTGAGCAGCCCCGAGCTCAACCAG ATCCTTACCAAATACTTGGTCCCACCAGTAGTCGCTTAGCCAACCCTG GTTCAGGTCAGATCCAACTTTGGCAGTTCCTCTTGGAACTCTTGTCGGACAGCGCCAATGCCGGCTGCATCACCTGGGAGGGCACCAACGGCGAGTTCAAGATGACGGACCCGGACGAGGTGGCGCGACGCTGGGGCGAGCGCAAGAGCAAACCCAATATGAACTACGACAAACTGAGCCGGGCTCTACGCTACTACTACGATAAAAACATCATGACCAAAGTGCACGGCAAGCGCTACGCCTATAAGTTTGACTTCCACGGCATCGCCCAGGCGCTGCAGCCGCATCCCACCGAGTCGTCCATGTATAAGTACCCCTCGGACCTAGCCTACGTCCCTTCTTACCACAGCCACcagcagaaggtcaacttcgtaTCCCCTCACCCTCCGTCCATGCCGGTTACCTCCTCCAACTTCTTTGGACCAACTGCTCCATACTGGAGCTCGCCCACCGCCGGCATCTACCCCAACCCTAACGTCCCCCGCCACCCGAATACACACGTGCCTTCCCATCTGGGCAGTTACTATTAA
- the fli1 gene encoding Friend leukemia integration 1 transcription factor isoform X2, translating to MFQTVPDTSSYVKEALSVVSEDQSLFEPPYAAAAPLPKTDMTASGAQDYGQTHKINPLPPQQEWINQPVRVNVKREYEHMNGSRESPVDCSVGKCNKLVGNNETSQMNYGNYMDEKNAPPPNMTTNERRVIVPADPSLWSQDHVRQWLEWAIKEYGLLEIDISMFQNTDGKELCKMSKDDFLRLTSMYNAEVLLSHLNYLRESSSSLSYTTPSHTDPSPRLAAKEDPSYDAVRRTGWSNNMHSAKGSPVATQNVTKTAEQPRAQPDPYQILGPTSSRLANPGSGQIQLWQFLLELLSDSANAGCITWEGTNGEFKMTDPDEVARRWGERKSKPNMNYDKLSRALRYYYDKNIMTKVHGKRYAYKFDFHGIAQALQPHPTESSMYKYPSDLAYVPSYHSHQQKVNFVSPHPPSMPVTSSNFFGPTAPYWSSPTAGIYPNPNVPRHPNTHVPSHLGSYY from the exons GAGGCGCTATCAGTGGTGAGTGAAGACCAGTCTTTATTTGAGCCTCCGTACGCTGCTGCTGCCCCTCTCCCCAAGACAGACATGACTGCATCTGGCGCGCAGGACTACGGCCAGACTCACAAAATCAACCCATTACCCCCACAGCAGGAGTGGATCAACCAGCCAGTGCGGGTCAACGTCAAGCGAGAATATGAGCATATGAACGGATCACG GGAGTCTCCAGTGGACTGCAGCGTGGGTAAATGTAATAAACTGGTGGGGAATAACGAGACGTCCCAGATGAACTATGGAAACTACATGGATGAGAAAAATGCCCCGCCCCCTAACATGACCACCAATGAACGGAGAGTCATTGTACCAGCTG ATCCTTCATTGTGGTCGCAGGACCACGTGCGCCAGTGGCTAGAGTGGGCCATCAAGGAGTACGGCCTGTTGGAGATTGACATATCCATGTTTCAAAACACGGACGGCAAAGAGTTGTGCAAGATGAGCAAGGATGACTTCCTCCGTCTTACCTCTATGTACAACGCTGAAGTTCTTCTCTCTCATCTCAATTACCTCAGGGAAA GTAGCTCGTCATTATCCTACACCACCCCATCACACACAGACCCGTCCCCACGTCTGGCTGCCAAAGAGG accctTCATATGATGCTGTACGACGGACGGGATGGTCAAACAACATGCACAGTGCCAAAG GCTCTCCAGTGGCAACTCAGAATGTGACCAAGACTGCTGAGCAGCCCCGAGCTCAACCAG ATCCTTACCAAATACTTGGTCCCACCAGTAGTCGCTTAGCCAACCCTG GTTCAGGTCAGATCCAACTTTGGCAGTTCCTCTTGGAACTCTTGTCGGACAGCGCCAATGCCGGCTGCATCACCTGGGAGGGCACCAACGGCGAGTTCAAGATGACGGACCCGGACGAGGTGGCGCGACGCTGGGGCGAGCGCAAGAGCAAACCCAATATGAACTACGACAAACTGAGCCGGGCTCTACGCTACTACTACGATAAAAACATCATGACCAAAGTGCACGGCAAGCGCTACGCCTATAAGTTTGACTTCCACGGCATCGCCCAGGCGCTGCAGCCGCATCCCACCGAGTCGTCCATGTATAAGTACCCCTCGGACCTAGCCTACGTCCCTTCTTACCACAGCCACcagcagaaggtcaacttcgtaTCCCCTCACCCTCCGTCCATGCCGGTTACCTCCTCCAACTTCTTTGGACCAACTGCTCCATACTGGAGCTCGCCCACCGCCGGCATCTACCCCAACCCTAACGTCCCCCGCCACCCGAATACACACGTGCCTTCCCATCTGGGCAGTTACTATTAA
- the fli1 gene encoding Friend leukemia integration 1 transcription factor isoform X5, whose product MTASGAQDYGQTHKINPLPPQQEWINQPVRVNVKREYEHMNGSRRESPVDCSVGKCNKLVGNNETSQMNYGNYMDEKNAPPPNMTTNERRVIVPADPSLWSQDHVRQWLEWAIKEYGLLEIDISMFQNTDGKELCKMSKDDFLRLTSMYNAEVLLSHLNYLRESSSSLSYTTPSHTDPSPRLAAKEDPSYDAVRRTGWSNNMHSAKGSPVATQNVTKTAEQPRAQPDPYQILGPTSSRLANPGSGQIQLWQFLLELLSDSANAGCITWEGTNGEFKMTDPDEVARRWGERKSKPNMNYDKLSRALRYYYDKNIMTKVHGKRYAYKFDFHGIAQALQPHPTESSMYKYPSDLAYVPSYHSHQQKVNFVSPHPPSMPVTSSNFFGPTAPYWSSPTAGIYPNPNVPRHPNTHVPSHLGSYY is encoded by the exons ATGACTGCATCTGGCGCGCAGGACTACGGCCAGACTCACAAAATCAACCCATTACCCCCACAGCAGGAGTGGATCAACCAGCCAGTGCGGGTCAACGTCAAGCGAGAATATGAGCATATGAACGGATCACG CAGGGAGTCTCCAGTGGACTGCAGCGTGGGTAAATGTAATAAACTGGTGGGGAATAACGAGACGTCCCAGATGAACTATGGAAACTACATGGATGAGAAAAATGCCCCGCCCCCTAACATGACCACCAATGAACGGAGAGTCATTGTACCAGCTG ATCCTTCATTGTGGTCGCAGGACCACGTGCGCCAGTGGCTAGAGTGGGCCATCAAGGAGTACGGCCTGTTGGAGATTGACATATCCATGTTTCAAAACACGGACGGCAAAGAGTTGTGCAAGATGAGCAAGGATGACTTCCTCCGTCTTACCTCTATGTACAACGCTGAAGTTCTTCTCTCTCATCTCAATTACCTCAGGGAAA GTAGCTCGTCATTATCCTACACCACCCCATCACACACAGACCCGTCCCCACGTCTGGCTGCCAAAGAGG accctTCATATGATGCTGTACGACGGACGGGATGGTCAAACAACATGCACAGTGCCAAAG GCTCTCCAGTGGCAACTCAGAATGTGACCAAGACTGCTGAGCAGCCCCGAGCTCAACCAG ATCCTTACCAAATACTTGGTCCCACCAGTAGTCGCTTAGCCAACCCTG GTTCAGGTCAGATCCAACTTTGGCAGTTCCTCTTGGAACTCTTGTCGGACAGCGCCAATGCCGGCTGCATCACCTGGGAGGGCACCAACGGCGAGTTCAAGATGACGGACCCGGACGAGGTGGCGCGACGCTGGGGCGAGCGCAAGAGCAAACCCAATATGAACTACGACAAACTGAGCCGGGCTCTACGCTACTACTACGATAAAAACATCATGACCAAAGTGCACGGCAAGCGCTACGCCTATAAGTTTGACTTCCACGGCATCGCCCAGGCGCTGCAGCCGCATCCCACCGAGTCGTCCATGTATAAGTACCCCTCGGACCTAGCCTACGTCCCTTCTTACCACAGCCACcagcagaaggtcaacttcgtaTCCCCTCACCCTCCGTCCATGCCGGTTACCTCCTCCAACTTCTTTGGACCAACTGCTCCATACTGGAGCTCGCCCACCGCCGGCATCTACCCCAACCCTAACGTCCCCCGCCACCCGAATACACACGTGCCTTCCCATCTGGGCAGTTACTATTAA